In Gemmatimonadota bacterium, a single genomic region encodes these proteins:
- a CDS encoding metallophosphoesterase, whose protein sequence is MRRSHRWLAALLCSVTATPAAAQVPAANPFAVPASVPAPKVSGSYSFVVLGHLRGDAKGPNAKMPELVAEVRKLRPAFLVLTGDAIWGDIDATPIDPASLHRQWDYIDSSLATVGVPVYRVPGNHDISDLVSRDVYRQRYGLPPQAVTVGDARLLLLSSAWIPADGDTRRMPYTRTTDLDATHKAWLKTELAKPGFAHTFVFMHHLLWWEPDSSAWWRELHPALARAGVDAVFSGDYGPLKFSTMTRDSVQYFQSSIEDNVSTGIQRMRLASRILSSNFDNYLEVHVDGPAVEVEVHTVAEVSSGQFTPQRYAIVNEPLPPPPLWNRLLTHVGRKRLAAAAAGVLVLFGIGVLLGRASRRPA, encoded by the coding sequence ATGAGACGCTCGCATCGTTGGCTCGCCGCGCTGCTCTGCTCGGTCACCGCAACGCCGGCCGCAGCGCAGGTCCCGGCCGCCAACCCGTTCGCCGTGCCGGCGTCCGTGCCGGCCCCCAAGGTCTCGGGCTCGTACTCGTTCGTCGTGCTCGGGCACCTGCGCGGTGACGCCAAGGGGCCGAATGCCAAGATGCCGGAACTCGTGGCGGAGGTGCGCAAGCTTCGCCCCGCCTTCCTCGTCCTCACCGGCGACGCGATCTGGGGCGACATCGACGCCACGCCCATCGATCCCGCGTCGTTGCACCGCCAGTGGGATTACATCGACTCGTCGCTGGCGACCGTTGGTGTCCCGGTGTATCGCGTGCCGGGCAACCACGACATCAGTGATCTGGTCAGCCGTGACGTGTACCGGCAGCGCTATGGTCTGCCGCCGCAGGCCGTGACGGTCGGTGACGCGCGGCTCCTGCTCCTCTCGAGTGCGTGGATCCCGGCCGACGGCGACACCCGTCGCATGCCCTACACGCGCACAACGGACCTGGATGCCACGCACAAGGCGTGGCTCAAGACCGAGCTGGCGAAGCCCGGCTTCGCGCACACCTTCGTCTTCATGCACCACCTGCTCTGGTGGGAGCCGGACAGCAGCGCGTGGTGGCGCGAGTTGCACCCGGCGCTCGCGCGCGCCGGTGTCGACGCCGTCTTCTCGGGCGATTACGGCCCGCTCAAGTTCTCGACGATGACGCGGGACAGCGTGCAGTACTTCCAGAGCTCCATCGAGGACAACGTCTCGACGGGGATCCAACGCATGCGCCTGGCGAGCCGCATCCTGTCCAGCAACTTCGACAACTATCTCGAGGTCCACGTGGACGGCCCCGCGGTGGAGGTCGAGGTGCACACGGTGGCCGAGGTCTCGTCCGGGCAGTTCACCCCGCAGCGATATGCGATCGTGAATGAGCCGCTCCCGCCACCGCCGCTCTGGAATCGCCTGCTGACGCACGTGGGGCGCAAGCGTCTCGCCGCGGCCGCGGCGGGAGTCCTGGTGCTCTTCGGCATCGGGGTGCTCCTCGGGCGCGCGTCCCGACGCCCCGCCTAA
- a CDS encoding right-handed parallel beta-helix repeat-containing protein: MSAPSSPDVRLPANTAGARTAAGARPSLLRRAWEGLRFRDALLLSILPLTGLVFLYGAAVRDYANSKDYDDYFANGRSILSLFGARVDGVRSLPQSLRLRDRLSPDDAAPGVIRLELPAERWDSMEVDADGKWGEWLDADLRYGKSLIGARIRKRGDNSVHWLTEKRSMTVRTPRDDFYKRFRQFGLSAKDVVPSYLANRLSQEFGLLAPSTDLTALYLNNRFYGTYRFVEVVDESFLRPFNRMPGNIFSGDAAERGSYYKGQNRNIFENVIPWKRASANDRVTSAGTGQLRLLLEDVAGTTFADHERLMRRVDRGEFARLFSYQFLVGDPYHDDAVHNQLIYEDPSTQLLHPIPWDTRLLDLSVPQHPVNPWYQALMRDPFVLDSVMRDVAGRVRDDAILSRADTLVRSAERRYASYLAYDRLRGELIPSVGSADESMRLLHKNASILRRRMQSDSVVFAATASAEGMVLDFETRGWVGADLVAFAVDAAPTGAVSLRLDRNLNGALDAGDPAVAVTVAREGTGARLQLSSAVTLYPGWEPAGKEVLRGHMPYRLFLSGVAPSTALTPVLVNRATGSASALGAWESGALVREGTAWHPWRFTERRPTTHRLAGDVRLAQTLVIPAGDTLVIEPGTTIRLAPDQSLVSHGRVLAVGTESRPIRIMPEQAGVPWGTFSLQGHGADSSLLHWVEVAQGGGAIVDRVEYIGMFNIHRADGVVIEHSTFRDNLRSDDTFHALHSRFYLRHSSVLRANSDAIDLDISSGELVNNVIENSGGDGIDLMSSTPRIIGNRVSGSGDKGISIGEASTPFVFNNDVFRCSIGIEVKDRSDPILLHNRVVDNRTGLRERRKNWRYGGGGWSTVAQTIFSGNKVPRVRDEFSRLTLASVAGLDSAGSATVAETGDLSWLYRMEGVQPPSGATPGLLSAWSAASPILPIDEQTFTDNFADVSGGWIGSGGTSRVEKRRDALIVEAQRAAGSVARPVRWSLPNGGTLILEVAGRDLGRSRVVVRGAGRDVIAPITVGRDPETARFVTVELPAGSYRQVSIELSPVPGLTSVDEATGLTVPRGGRLDLRGYRVVPAGSGSLPASRIP, encoded by the coding sequence ATGAGCGCGCCCTCCTCGCCAGACGTCCGGCTCCCCGCGAATACGGCGGGTGCACGCACCGCGGCCGGTGCTCGCCCGTCGCTGCTCCGGCGCGCGTGGGAGGGGCTGCGCTTTCGCGACGCCCTGCTCCTCTCGATCCTCCCGCTCACCGGCCTCGTCTTCCTGTATGGCGCGGCGGTGCGGGACTATGCGAACAGCAAGGACTACGACGACTACTTCGCCAACGGTCGCTCCATCCTCTCGCTGTTTGGCGCGCGGGTCGACGGCGTGCGATCGCTCCCACAGAGCCTGCGACTCCGCGACCGCCTCTCGCCCGACGACGCCGCCCCCGGCGTGATTCGCCTCGAGCTTCCCGCCGAGCGGTGGGACTCGATGGAGGTGGACGCCGACGGAAAGTGGGGGGAGTGGCTCGATGCCGACCTCCGCTACGGCAAGTCGCTCATCGGCGCGCGTATCCGCAAGCGCGGCGACAACAGCGTGCATTGGCTCACCGAGAAGCGCAGCATGACGGTGCGCACGCCGCGCGACGACTTTTACAAGCGCTTCCGCCAGTTTGGCCTCTCGGCCAAGGATGTCGTTCCCTCGTACCTGGCCAACCGCCTGTCGCAGGAGTTCGGGCTCCTCGCCCCCTCCACCGACCTGACGGCGCTCTACCTCAACAACCGCTTCTACGGGACGTATCGCTTTGTCGAGGTGGTCGACGAGTCGTTCCTCCGGCCCTTCAACCGGATGCCGGGGAACATCTTCAGCGGCGACGCCGCCGAGCGTGGCTCGTACTACAAGGGGCAGAACCGCAACATCTTCGAGAACGTCATCCCCTGGAAACGCGCGTCGGCCAACGACCGCGTGACCTCGGCCGGGACCGGGCAGCTGCGCCTGCTGCTCGAGGACGTCGCCGGGACGACGTTCGCCGACCACGAACGACTGATGCGTCGCGTGGATCGTGGCGAGTTCGCGCGACTCTTCTCCTACCAGTTCCTCGTCGGTGACCCGTACCACGACGACGCGGTTCACAACCAGCTGATCTACGAGGATCCGTCGACGCAGTTGCTGCACCCCATTCCGTGGGACACGCGCCTGCTCGACCTCTCGGTACCGCAGCACCCGGTGAACCCGTGGTACCAGGCGTTGATGCGCGACCCGTTCGTGCTCGACTCGGTGATGCGCGACGTGGCCGGCCGCGTGCGCGACGACGCGATCCTGTCGCGCGCCGACACGCTCGTGCGGTCGGCGGAGCGGCGCTATGCATCGTACCTCGCGTACGACCGGCTGCGGGGAGAGTTGATCCCGAGTGTGGGGAGCGCCGACGAATCGATGCGCCTCCTGCACAAGAATGCCTCGATCCTGCGCCGCCGGATGCAATCGGACTCCGTGGTGTTCGCGGCGACCGCGTCGGCCGAGGGGATGGTGCTCGACTTCGAGACGCGCGGCTGGGTTGGCGCCGACCTCGTGGCCTTCGCCGTGGATGCGGCGCCCACCGGCGCGGTGTCGCTTCGTCTCGACCGCAACCTCAACGGAGCGCTCGACGCGGGCGACCCGGCGGTGGCGGTGACCGTCGCACGCGAGGGAACTGGCGCACGGCTGCAGCTGTCGAGCGCCGTCACGCTCTACCCGGGGTGGGAGCCCGCGGGGAAGGAAGTGTTGCGCGGGCACATGCCCTATCGCCTCTTCCTGTCGGGCGTCGCCCCGTCGACCGCGCTCACGCCCGTGCTGGTGAATCGCGCCACGGGAAGCGCGTCGGCGCTGGGCGCCTGGGAATCCGGGGCGCTGGTGCGCGAGGGGACGGCGTGGCATCCCTGGCGCTTCACCGAGCGCCGCCCCACGACACACCGCCTCGCCGGCGACGTGCGCCTCGCGCAGACGCTCGTCATCCCGGCGGGCGACACGCTCGTGATCGAACCGGGGACGACCATTCGGCTGGCGCCTGACCAGTCGCTGGTGTCCCACGGGCGCGTGCTGGCGGTGGGGACCGAGTCACGTCCCATTCGCATCATGCCCGAGCAGGCCGGCGTCCCGTGGGGGACGTTCTCGCTGCAGGGGCATGGTGCCGACAGCAGCCTGCTGCACTGGGTCGAGGTGGCGCAGGGGGGAGGCGCCATCGTCGATCGTGTCGAGTACATCGGGATGTTCAACATCCATCGCGCCGACGGCGTGGTGATCGAGCACTCGACGTTCCGCGACAACCTGCGCAGCGACGACACGTTCCACGCGCTGCACTCTCGCTTCTACCTGCGCCACTCGTCGGTGCTGCGTGCCAATTCCGACGCGATCGACCTCGACATTTCCAGCGGGGAGCTGGTGAACAACGTGATCGAGAACTCCGGCGGCGATGGCATCGACCTGATGTCGTCCACGCCGCGCATCATCGGCAACCGTGTGAGCGGTTCCGGCGACAAGGGGATCTCGATCGGCGAGGCGAGCACGCCGTTCGTCTTCAACAACGACGTCTTCCGTTGCAGCATCGGGATCGAGGTGAAGGACCGCTCGGATCCCATTCTTCTGCACAACCGCGTCGTCGACAACAGGACCGGGCTGCGCGAGCGCCGCAAGAACTGGCGCTACGGCGGGGGTGGGTGGTCGACGGTGGCACAAACGATCTTCAGCGGCAACAAGGTGCCGCGCGTGCGCGACGAGTTCTCGCGCCTCACGCTGGCGAGCGTCGCGGGGCTCGACTCGGCCGGCAGCGCCACCGTCGCGGAGACCGGCGACCTGTCCTGGCTGTACCGGATGGAGGGGGTGCAGCCACCGTCCGGTGCAACGCCGGGGCTCCTCAGTGCGTGGAGCGCGGCGTCGCCGATCCTTCCCATCGACGAGCAGACGTTCACCGACAACTTCGCCGACGTGTCGGGTGGGTGGATCGGCAGCGGTGGGACCTCGCGCGTCGAGAAGCGGCGCGACGCCCTGATCGTGGAGGCCCAACGCGCGGCCGGTTCGGTCGCGCGCCCCGTCCGCTGGTCGCTGCCTAACGGCGGGACGCTCATCCTGGAAGTGGCCGGTCGCGACCTGGGGCGCTCGCGCGTCGTGGTGCGCGGTGCGGGCCGCGATGTCATCGCCCCGATCACCGTGGGGCGCGACCCCGAGACCGCGCGCTTCGTGACGGTGGAACTCCCCGCGGGCTCGTATCGCCAGGTGTCCATCGAGTTGTCGCCCGTCCCGGGGCTCACCAGCGTCGATGAGGCGACCGGACTCACCGTGCCGCGCGGCGGTCGACTCGACCTGCGCGGCTACCGGGTCGTTCCCGCCGGGTCGGGCTCCCTTCCTGCCTCCAGGATCCCATGA
- a CDS encoding DUF4956 domain-containing protein, giving the protein MDEFLRQGAPTGNTFGLVEVFVALGLSFVLCLMLAYFYRQSHRGLSYSVSLVHAMVLLGVTVSIIMLIIGSNIARAFTLVGALSIIRFRNPVKDSRDVAFIFMAMAIGMAVGTGFYTTAVVYTFFACGAAYGMARFGIGSSTRKEQLLKVHVPASLDYGKAFNELFYRSLREYSLLSVETLRDGTLVELMYSVEFKPGTSDSAFVDELRKVSGGGQVALLTGRENIDV; this is encoded by the coding sequence TTGGACGAGTTCCTGCGCCAGGGAGCGCCGACCGGCAACACCTTCGGGCTCGTGGAAGTGTTCGTGGCCCTCGGGCTGAGCTTCGTGCTCTGCCTGATGCTCGCGTACTTCTACCGCCAGTCGCACCGCGGCCTCTCCTACTCGGTGTCGCTGGTGCACGCGATGGTGCTGCTCGGCGTCACCGTCTCGATCATCATGCTGATCATCGGCAGCAACATCGCCCGCGCGTTCACGCTGGTGGGGGCGCTGTCGATCATCCGCTTCCGCAACCCCGTCAAGGACTCCCGCGACGTCGCCTTCATCTTCATGGCGATGGCGATCGGGATGGCGGTGGGGACCGGCTTCTACACCACCGCGGTGGTCTACACCTTCTTTGCCTGTGGCGCGGCCTACGGTATGGCGCGCTTCGGCATCGGGAGCTCGACGCGCAAGGAGCAGCTGCTCAAGGTGCACGTCCCCGCGTCGCTCGACTACGGCAAGGCGTTCAACGAGCTGTTCTACCGCTCGCTGCGCGAGTACTCGCTGCTGAGCGTGGAGACGCTGCGCGACGGGACGCTGGTCGAGCTGATGTACTCGGTGGAGTTCAAGCCGGGCACATCGGATTCGGCGTTCGTCGATGAGCTGCGCAAGGTGTCGGGCGGTGGCCAGGTCGCGCTCCTCACGGGGCGGGAGAACATCGACGTCTGA
- a CDS encoding polyphosphate polymerase domain-containing protein: protein MLTPALPKASALSSGERQTMNRFEVKYLVPTRSVPELLEEFAPYTKPDAHSPEWGYTISSVYWDTPDFQFFWEKVEGVKYRRKLRFRRYGTSTDVFVEIKQREDRTLQKRRLRWPLEQVIAAFGDGASRVNWALVEGDPVATEAALMIERLRLAPRMAIRYRRRALFGQFDPELRITFDGRIQYHPTDFSLSRPFEEGRYVIDPRVTVLEFKYDHRAPIWLTKAICRRGLKIVRMSKYCSAVDQYYYGGQNT from the coding sequence GTGCTGACACCGGCGCTCCCCAAGGCATCCGCACTCTCGTCAGGCGAACGCCAGACGATGAATCGGTTCGAGGTCAAGTACCTCGTACCGACGCGGAGCGTGCCGGAGCTCCTGGAGGAGTTTGCCCCGTACACCAAGCCCGACGCGCACTCGCCGGAGTGGGGCTACACGATCAGCTCCGTGTACTGGGACACGCCGGACTTCCAGTTCTTCTGGGAGAAGGTCGAGGGGGTGAAGTACCGCCGGAAGCTGCGCTTTCGCCGGTACGGCACGTCGACGGACGTCTTTGTGGAGATCAAGCAGCGCGAGGACCGGACGCTGCAGAAGCGCCGCCTGCGCTGGCCACTCGAGCAGGTGATCGCGGCCTTCGGCGACGGTGCGAGCCGCGTGAACTGGGCGCTGGTGGAGGGCGACCCGGTGGCGACCGAGGCGGCGCTGATGATCGAGCGACTGCGCCTCGCGCCGCGCATGGCGATTCGCTACCGGCGCCGCGCGCTCTTCGGGCAGTTCGACCCCGAGTTGCGCATCACGTTCGATGGGCGGATCCAGTACCACCCGACCGACTTCTCGCTGTCGCGCCCGTTCGAGGAGGGGCGCTACGTGATCGACCCGCGCGTGACGGTCCTCGAGTTCAAGTACGACCACCGCGCCCCCATCTGGCTCACCAAGGCCATTTGCCGGCGCGGGCTCAAGATCGTCCGCATGTCGAAGTACTGCTCGGCGGTCGACCAGTACTATTACGGCGGCCAGAACACCTAA
- a CDS encoding FAD-dependent oxidoreductase: MSDPRILILGAGPAGLGAALQLHRRGRGHATVIEQHAIPGGNASSFPFGGQRLDYGSHRLHPSSDPDILADIKGLLGDDLLDRPRHGRIRLRGKWIHFPLKPADLLLRLDKGFAISSSVDMARKALGLTGTPDDNFAGVLWNSLGPTICRDFYFPYARKIWGLEPEKLSAVQARKRVKASSFGGLMKKVFGALPGLKKPGTGRFFYPRQGFGQICDAYAAAAQQQGASILYSHRVEQVIPPSTDRAPWTVLARGEHGTEQLQGDYLWSTIPITAVASAYQGEIPASVPAAAAAIRYRAMILVYVQLDVEQFTEYDAHYLPEAGVKITRLSEPKNYRDAVPPTGKTVLCAELPCEVDDEVWRLDDAALGRLVAADLQTVGLPLARPPIAVFTRRLKQAYPIYLTGYQEHFDALDRWADSLPRFLTYGRQGLFAHDNTHHALRMAYAAVECMGAAGFDEGRWREYRRDFETHVVED, from the coding sequence ATGTCTGATCCGCGCATCCTCATCCTCGGCGCCGGCCCTGCCGGACTCGGGGCGGCGCTGCAGCTGCACCGTCGCGGTCGCGGCCACGCGACCGTCATCGAGCAACACGCCATCCCCGGCGGCAACGCCTCGAGCTTCCCGTTTGGCGGTCAGCGCCTCGACTACGGGAGCCACCGCCTGCATCCGTCGAGCGATCCCGACATCCTGGCCGACATCAAGGGGTTGTTGGGCGACGACCTGCTGGACCGACCGCGGCACGGGCGCATTCGCCTGCGCGGCAAGTGGATCCACTTCCCGCTCAAGCCGGCCGACCTGCTGCTGCGCCTGGACAAGGGGTTCGCCATTTCGTCGAGCGTGGACATGGCGCGCAAGGCGTTGGGGCTGACGGGGACGCCTGACGACAACTTCGCCGGCGTGTTGTGGAACAGCCTCGGACCCACGATCTGCCGCGACTTCTACTTCCCGTACGCGCGCAAGATCTGGGGGCTGGAGCCGGAGAAGCTCTCGGCCGTGCAGGCGCGCAAGCGCGTGAAGGCGTCGTCGTTCGGCGGATTGATGAAGAAGGTCTTTGGCGCGCTCCCCGGACTCAAGAAGCCGGGGACTGGGCGCTTCTTCTATCCGCGCCAGGGGTTCGGACAGATCTGCGACGCGTATGCGGCCGCCGCGCAGCAGCAGGGGGCATCGATCCTCTACTCGCATCGCGTGGAGCAGGTCATCCCGCCGTCGACCGATCGGGCTCCGTGGACCGTGCTGGCCAGGGGCGAGCACGGGACCGAGCAGCTGCAAGGTGACTACCTCTGGTCGACCATTCCGATCACGGCGGTCGCGAGCGCGTACCAGGGGGAGATCCCGGCGTCGGTCCCGGCGGCCGCGGCGGCGATCCGCTACCGCGCGATGATCCTCGTGTACGTGCAGCTCGACGTGGAGCAGTTCACGGAATACGACGCACACTACCTCCCCGAAGCCGGGGTGAAGATCACACGCCTGTCGGAGCCCAAGAACTACCGCGACGCGGTCCCGCCTACCGGCAAGACGGTGTTGTGCGCGGAGCTGCCGTGCGAGGTGGACGACGAGGTGTGGCGCCTGGATGATGCGGCGCTGGGGCGCCTGGTGGCGGCGGACCTGCAGACGGTGGGGCTGCCGCTCGCACGGCCGCCCATCGCGGTGTTCACGCGCCGCCTCAAGCAGGCGTACCCGATCTACCTCACGGGCTACCAGGAGCACTTCGACGCGCTCGACCGGTGGGCCGACTCGCTGCCACGCTTCCTGACCTACGGGCGCCAGGGGCTCTTTGCCCACGACAACACGCACCACGCGCTGCGCATGGCGTACGCCGCGGTGGAGTGCATGGGCGCCGCCGGATTCGACGAGGGGCGGTGGCGCGAGTACCGCCGGGACTTCGAGACGCATGTCGTCGAGGACTGA
- a CDS encoding flippase-like domain-containing protein produces the protein MKGRTKAAVSIGLLALLFWVLPWAQLEEAFRRLSLRVWLGLLAGFIAGHLLGVVKWRTVVNAGRAKLGFRDAVMCYGAGLFTNLCLPTIVGGDILRLTMASKITRNPAAVALGGVTDRLSDILALGILLALGLLLSTDQLPGLWGQVITVVVVVGAVLAMAGLPFVLQRPLKSWPRKWRRPIGRLLVALRHSWKTPSALATALTLSLAIQGGFVLLNVALGRAIGIDLDVSVWLIAWPAAKVAGLLPISLGGLAVREASLAALLLPFGVPAATGVAASLIWQTVLIGGGLAGGATWVALRPSNGNSDSFSANPKVHAQNV, from the coding sequence ATGAAGGGACGTACCAAGGCCGCCGTCAGCATCGGGCTGCTCGCCCTCCTCTTCTGGGTCCTCCCCTGGGCCCAGCTCGAGGAGGCGTTCCGGCGCCTGTCGCTGCGCGTGTGGCTGGGACTCCTGGCCGGCTTCATCGCCGGACACCTGCTGGGCGTGGTGAAGTGGCGGACCGTAGTGAACGCGGGGCGGGCCAAGCTGGGCTTTCGCGATGCGGTCATGTGCTACGGGGCCGGGCTCTTCACCAACCTGTGCCTGCCGACGATCGTCGGCGGCGACATCCTGCGCCTGACGATGGCGTCGAAGATCACGCGCAACCCGGCGGCGGTGGCGTTAGGCGGGGTGACCGACCGCCTGTCGGACATCCTGGCGCTGGGGATCCTGCTGGCGCTGGGGCTCCTGCTGTCGACCGACCAGCTGCCCGGGTTGTGGGGGCAGGTGATCACGGTGGTCGTGGTGGTGGGGGCGGTACTGGCGATGGCTGGGCTCCCGTTCGTGCTGCAGCGCCCGCTCAAGTCGTGGCCGCGCAAGTGGCGGCGTCCCATCGGGCGGTTGCTGGTGGCGCTGCGCCATTCGTGGAAGACCCCCTCGGCGCTGGCGACGGCGCTCACGCTCTCGCTGGCGATCCAGGGGGGCTTCGTCCTGCTGAACGTCGCGCTCGGGCGCGCGATCGGGATCGACCTCGACGTCTCCGTCTGGCTCATCGCCTGGCCGGCGGCGAAGGTGGCCGGGTTGCTGCCGATCAGCCTTGGTGGGCTGGCGGTGCGCGAGGCCTCGCTGGCCGCCCTGCTTCTCCCCTTTGGAGTCCCGGCCGCCACCGGTGTGGCGGCGTCGCTCATCTGGCAGACGGTGCTGATCGGCGGTGGACTGGCGGGCGGTGCCACCTGGGTGGCCCTCCGTCCCTCGAACGGCAACTCCGACTCGTTCTCCGCCAATCCGAAGGTTCACGCCCAGAATGTCTGA
- a CDS encoding glycosyltransferase family 2 protein: MPDHALQGSLQGSVVEIVDTSFPAAPRQVSVVIPAYNEGPHVADQVRDVDAVMQKSGWTYEIIVVDDGSKDDTSANAAKTPARVLRRARNQGYGAALKLGIRHAQYDWILITDADGTYPVAAIPEILARAEVNDMVVGARVGAEVSIPWERRPAKWFLKKLASYLAERDLVDINSGLRLMRKKLVERYEFLLPQGFSFTTTITLSCACNGHAMEYVPIDYAARLGNSKIRARHAYDFTLLIVRTIVYFNPLKVFLPVGAALFVAGLAKLGYDIYKDNLSESAVLAFLGAMLVWAVGLLADQNQRISQKR, translated from the coding sequence GTGCCTGATCACGCATTGCAGGGTTCACTTCAGGGCTCCGTCGTCGAGATCGTCGACACGTCATTCCCCGCCGCGCCGCGCCAGGTGTCGGTGGTGATTCCTGCGTACAACGAAGGGCCGCACGTCGCCGACCAGGTGCGCGACGTCGATGCGGTCATGCAGAAGAGCGGGTGGACGTACGAGATCATCGTCGTGGACGACGGATCGAAGGACGACACGTCGGCCAACGCCGCGAAGACGCCGGCGCGCGTGCTGCGTCGCGCGCGCAACCAGGGCTATGGCGCCGCGCTCAAGCTTGGCATCCGCCACGCGCAGTACGACTGGATCCTGATCACCGATGCCGACGGGACGTATCCGGTCGCCGCGATCCCCGAGATCCTGGCGCGCGCCGAGGTGAACGACATGGTCGTCGGCGCGCGCGTGGGGGCCGAAGTCAGCATTCCGTGGGAGCGTCGTCCCGCCAAGTGGTTCCTCAAGAAGCTGGCGAGCTACCTGGCCGAGCGTGACCTGGTGGACATCAACTCCGGGCTGCGCCTCATGCGCAAGAAGCTGGTGGAGCGGTACGAGTTCCTCCTGCCGCAGGGCTTCTCGTTCACGACGACGATCACGCTGTCGTGTGCGTGCAACGGACACGCGATGGAGTACGTCCCGATCGACTACGCGGCGCGCCTGGGGAACTCGAAGATCCGCGCGCGGCACGCGTACGACTTCACGCTCCTGATCGTGCGGACGATCGTGTACTTCAATCCGCTCAAGGTCTTCCTCCCGGTGGGGGCCGCGCTCTTTGTCGCGGGGCTGGCGAAGCTCGGCTACGACATCTACAAGGACAACCTCTCCGAGAGCGCCGTGCTGGCGTTCCTCGGGGCGATGCTGGTGTGGGCGGTCGGGCTGCTGGCCGACCAGAACCAGCGCATTTCGCAGAAGCGATGA
- a CDS encoding glycosyltransferase family 39 protein translates to MSGARISSRPSIAWWVLAAAAVAALVVPGSLEGLAPEPTAEHLRLGAWSLKGALVLFGIGVVVVDRLTSWFNARHPAQATLTAPWDGVERVALAAVLIVALALRLVHLDGGLWIDEISTLLTYVRRPMLETFVVYDSQNQHPLYTLMAQGSIALFGDTPSALRLPAVLLGVASVAAFYRLARRVVSREEALLGAALLTCSMHHVWFSQNARGYTGLLALSLVATEALLRLVRREGSVRQLAWVYALSMGLATWVHLTGALIAVGHAVILLLLLVAPRLVGAPSTPGTERGDATRDVVVPGLAAIGLAALVSILLYSPVLPQLPDAILNAPPTVPVAEGAAPASIVWKNPLWFVTELMARLAAGVPGGMVAVVLALVVLAAGVLSLLKAQRLLLALMIMPMVSTIGVMMATKHNLWPRFFFFAAGFAVLLAMRGGFALVGWGASAVRREAMPLARRVAIAGASAVVVASAFTVPRAWGPKQDFTAAADFLRQRSVPGDAVVTLGVTNEPIRHYLGVAADSLERVEELQQVEAAHARTWVVVTFPVLFEARQADVAEWLRGRYDTAAVFPGSVGGGAIVVLVRDKSRA, encoded by the coding sequence GTGAGCGGCGCGCGGATCTCCTCGCGTCCGTCGATCGCCTGGTGGGTTCTCGCCGCCGCGGCGGTCGCGGCGCTTGTCGTCCCGGGGTCGCTCGAGGGGCTCGCCCCTGAGCCGACCGCGGAGCATTTGCGGTTGGGCGCCTGGAGCCTCAAGGGGGCCCTGGTGCTGTTCGGCATCGGCGTGGTCGTCGTCGATCGCCTCACCTCGTGGTTCAACGCACGTCATCCCGCGCAGGCGACGCTGACGGCACCCTGGGATGGCGTCGAGCGCGTGGCGCTCGCGGCAGTGCTGATCGTCGCGCTGGCGCTGCGCCTCGTACACCTCGACGGCGGGCTCTGGATCGACGAGATCTCGACCCTGCTCACCTACGTCCGGCGCCCGATGCTGGAGACGTTCGTGGTGTACGACTCGCAGAACCAGCATCCGTTGTACACGCTGATGGCACAGGGGTCGATTGCGCTGTTCGGCGACACCCCGAGCGCCTTGCGCCTGCCGGCGGTGCTGCTCGGGGTGGCGAGCGTCGCGGCGTTCTACCGACTTGCGCGCCGCGTCGTCTCGCGGGAGGAGGCGCTGCTCGGCGCCGCGCTCCTGACCTGCTCGATGCACCATGTCTGGTTCTCGCAGAATGCGCGCGGTTATACCGGCCTCCTGGCGCTCTCGCTGGTCGCGACCGAGGCGCTGCTGCGCCTGGTGCGACGCGAGGGGAGCGTCCGTCAGCTGGCCTGGGTCTACGCCCTGAGCATGGGGCTGGCCACCTGGGTGCACCTGACGGGGGCGCTGATCGCGGTGGGGCATGCGGTGATCCTGCTCCTCCTGCTCGTCGCGCCCCGCCTGGTTGGCGCCCCGTCCACGCCGGGCACCGAGCGGGGCGATGCCACGCGCGACGTGGTCGTTCCCGGACTGGCGGCGATCGGGCTAGCCGCGCTGGTCTCGATTCTCCTGTATTCACCGGTCCTCCCCCAGCTTCCGGACGCGATCCTGAACGCCCCGCCGACCGTTCCCGTGGCGGAGGGGGCGGCTCCCGCGTCCATCGTGTGGAAGAACCCGCTCTGGTTCGTGACCGAGTTGATGGCGCGACTGGCGGCGGGGGTCCCGGGGGGGATGGTCGCCGTGGTCCTGGCGCTCGTCGTCCTGGCGGCCGGCGTGCTCTCGCTGCTCAAGGCACAGCGGCTGCTCCTGGCGCTCATGATCATGCCGATGGTCTCGACGATCGGGGTGATGATGGCGACCAAGCACAACTTGTGGCCCCGCTTCTTCTTCTTTGCCGCGGGGTTTGCGGTGCTGTTGGCCATGCGCGGCGGCTTCGCGCTGGTGGGGTGGGGGGCGTCGGCGGTGCGTCGCGAGGCGATGCCGCTGGCGCGTCGCGTGGCCATCGCCGGGGCATCGGCGGTGGTCGTGGCCAGTGCCTTCACGGTCCCGCGCGCCTGGGGGCCCAAGCAGGATTTCACGGCCGCGGCGGACTTCCTGCGGCAGCGGTCGGTGCCCGGGGACGCGGTGGTGACGTTAGGCGTGACGAACGAACCGATCCGGCACTACCTCGGCGTCGCCGCCGATTCGCTGGAGCGGGTGGAGGAATTGCAGCAAGTGGAAGCCGCGCACGCGCGCACCTGGGTGGTGGTCACCTTCCCGGTGTTGTTCGAGGCGCGGCAGGCCGACGTGGCCGAATGGTTGCGTGGCCGCTACGACACTGCCGCGGTGTTTCCGGGGAGTGTCGGGGGTGGAGCTATCGTCGTTCTCGTCCGGGACAAGTCACGTGCCTGA